The Streptomyces sp. NBC_00162 genome window below encodes:
- a CDS encoding carbohydrate ABC transporter permease → MTTVIKAPGEKAAEQSGKAGRTGERDKKRSEGVVLNVFSHGFLVLWAIMIVLPLIWLALGAFKTDAQIGGSALSWPANWHFDAFGRAWEKGIGGYFANTFIVLVFSVPLTMLFGSMAAYVLARYPFTGNRIIYYFFVSGAMFPVFLALVPLFFMVKRFDMLNTYQGLILVYIAYSMPFTVFFMHSFFRTLPTAIYEAAVIDGASDTRIFFQVMLPMAKPGLISVGIFNVLGQWNQYILPAVLMQPQTSGEPERYMLTQGLVQLQYQMGYETDLPVLFAGATIAIIPMLAVYLSFQRQIQAGLTSATLK, encoded by the coding sequence ATGACCACAGTGATCAAGGCTCCGGGCGAAAAAGCCGCGGAGCAGTCCGGGAAAGCCGGCCGGACGGGGGAGCGGGACAAGAAGCGCTCCGAGGGCGTGGTCCTCAACGTCTTCTCGCACGGGTTCCTCGTCCTCTGGGCGATAATGATCGTGCTGCCGCTGATCTGGCTCGCCCTCGGCGCCTTCAAGACCGACGCGCAGATCGGCGGATCGGCCCTCAGCTGGCCCGCGAACTGGCACTTCGACGCCTTCGGCCGCGCCTGGGAGAAGGGCATCGGCGGCTACTTCGCCAACACGTTCATCGTGCTGGTGTTCTCGGTGCCGCTGACCATGCTGTTCGGCTCGATGGCCGCGTACGTACTGGCCCGCTACCCCTTCACGGGCAACCGGATCATCTACTACTTCTTCGTCAGCGGGGCGATGTTCCCGGTGTTCCTGGCGCTCGTGCCGCTGTTCTTCATGGTCAAGCGCTTCGACATGCTGAACACCTACCAGGGTCTGATCCTGGTGTACATCGCCTACTCGATGCCGTTCACCGTCTTCTTCATGCACTCCTTCTTCAGGACGCTGCCCACGGCGATCTACGAGGCGGCGGTGATCGACGGGGCCTCCGACACCCGGATCTTCTTCCAGGTGATGCTGCCGATGGCCAAGCCCGGCCTGATCAGCGTCGGGATCTTCAACGTCCTGGGCCAGTGGAACCAGTACATCCTGCCCGCGGTGCTGATGCAGCCCCAGACGAGCGGCGAGCCCGAGCGCTACATGCTCACGCAGGGGCTCGTCCAGCTCCAGTACCAGATGGGCTACGAGACCGACCTGCCGGTGCTGTTCGCCGGAGCCACCATCGCGATCATCCCGATGCTGGCGGTCTACCTCTCCTTCCAGCGCCAGATCCAGGCCGGCCTGACCTCCGCCACCCTGAAGTAG
- a CDS encoding carbohydrate ABC transporter permease has translation MSHVAQGRRKGGFIASFLIAPLALYLTFVIWPYVQTFGYSFTNWTGQSPTFDFVGLENYSALLEDEVFRGALWHNLLLVVFVPVITILLALFFAFMVNAGGRGGAGGVQGVGGSRVYKIVYFFPQVLSLAILAVLFGAIYRSDEGGLLNGFLTKMGLISPEHPVEWLNEPNFVLWCLLFVVVWHGVGFYLVLFSAAMQSVPKDIYEAALLDGAGRAQTFFRVTLPLLWDSVQTSAVYLGIAAMDMFVLVSTMTSGQFGGGPDHHSEVMSTVLMRNFLYFGKSGYACAMGVVMLVLTMILSLITLRATRRERIEF, from the coding sequence ATGAGCCACGTAGCCCAGGGGAGACGGAAGGGCGGCTTCATCGCCTCCTTCCTCATCGCACCCCTCGCGCTGTACCTGACCTTCGTCATCTGGCCGTACGTACAGACGTTCGGCTACTCCTTCACCAACTGGACCGGGCAGTCACCGACGTTCGACTTCGTCGGGCTGGAGAACTACTCGGCCCTGCTGGAGGACGAGGTCTTCCGCGGCGCGCTCTGGCACAACCTGCTGCTCGTGGTGTTCGTCCCGGTGATCACCATCCTGCTCGCCCTCTTCTTCGCCTTCATGGTGAACGCGGGAGGGCGTGGCGGAGCCGGCGGGGTCCAGGGAGTCGGCGGATCGCGCGTCTACAAGATCGTCTACTTCTTTCCGCAGGTCCTCTCCCTCGCCATCCTCGCCGTGCTCTTCGGCGCGATCTACCGCAGTGACGAGGGCGGCCTGCTCAACGGCTTCCTCACCAAGATGGGCCTGATCTCCCCGGAGCACCCGGTCGAATGGCTCAACGAGCCGAACTTCGTCCTCTGGTGCCTGCTGTTCGTCGTCGTCTGGCACGGGGTCGGCTTCTACCTCGTCCTGTTCTCCGCGGCCATGCAGTCCGTGCCCAAGGACATCTACGAGGCCGCGCTGCTCGACGGCGCCGGACGCGCCCAGACCTTCTTCAGGGTCACCCTGCCCCTGCTGTGGGACTCTGTGCAGACCTCCGCGGTCTACCTGGGCATCGCCGCGATGGACATGTTCGTCCTCGTGTCGACCATGACCTCGGGCCAGTTCGGCGGCGGACCCGACCACCACAGCGAGGTCATGTCGACGGTGCTGATGCGCAACTTCCTGTACTTCGGCAAGAGCGGCTACGCCTGCGCCATGGGCGTGGTCATGCTCGTCCTGACCATGATCCTGTCCCTCATCACGCTGCGCGCCACCCGCCGCGAGCGCATCGAGTTCTGA
- the ngcE gene encoding N-acetylglucosamine/diacetylchitobiose ABC transporter substrate-binding protein has product MGSTGEDLGRRDLIKRSAALGLITVPTMSFLSACASGGDESTKGPDKAPVTKENPFGVAKGGKLDVMVFKGGFGDDYAKAWEAAFDKKWGTTSSHMGTQEITAKLQPRLNGGNPPDVVDDSGAQQIKLDVLAKAGQLADLTAVLDSPSLDDPTKKVRDTLVDGAYEQGLQGGKFVVLKYVYAVFGFWYSGKLFKEKGWTPPKTWDEFLAVCAKAKEAGIGGLAHQGKYPYYINVVIMDLIAKKGGLDAMKAIDNLEPNAFEGNPAALAAVEAVYEVVEKGLLMPGTNGLTHTESQTAWNQYKAAFIPSGSWLENEQLKQTPEDFDMKFLPMPLLADSKLPFEAIRAGVDEPFIVPEKAANKAGAMEFLRSMMSREWSTIFAQQANSLTVVKDGVDPSVKLRPGTQSAVEALKAAGSNTFSYRYPDWYSEMDNEIQNASNELMAQRIQPKEWIKRAQAAVDKAAKDPNAKNNKRS; this is encoded by the coding sequence ATGGGATCCACTGGTGAGGACCTCGGACGCCGCGATCTGATCAAGCGCTCCGCCGCACTCGGGCTTATCACGGTGCCGACGATGAGCTTCCTGTCCGCCTGCGCCTCCGGCGGCGACGAATCCACGAAGGGCCCGGACAAGGCGCCGGTGACCAAGGAGAACCCGTTCGGCGTCGCCAAGGGCGGCAAGCTCGACGTCATGGTCTTCAAGGGCGGCTTCGGCGACGACTACGCGAAGGCCTGGGAGGCCGCCTTCGACAAGAAGTGGGGCACGACCAGCTCCCACATGGGCACCCAGGAGATCACCGCCAAGCTCCAGCCGCGCCTCAACGGCGGCAACCCGCCGGACGTCGTCGACGACTCCGGCGCCCAGCAGATCAAGCTGGACGTACTCGCCAAGGCCGGCCAGCTGGCCGACCTCACCGCCGTGCTCGACTCGCCCTCGCTCGACGACCCGACCAAGAAGGTGCGCGACACCCTGGTCGACGGCGCCTACGAACAGGGGCTCCAGGGCGGCAAGTTCGTCGTCCTGAAGTACGTGTACGCCGTCTTCGGCTTCTGGTATTCCGGCAAGCTGTTCAAGGAGAAGGGCTGGACGCCGCCCAAGACGTGGGACGAGTTCCTGGCCGTCTGTGCGAAGGCCAAGGAAGCGGGCATCGGCGGCCTCGCCCACCAGGGCAAGTACCCGTACTACATCAACGTCGTCATCATGGACCTGATCGCCAAGAAGGGCGGCCTGGACGCGATGAAGGCGATCGACAACCTGGAGCCGAACGCCTTCGAGGGCAACCCGGCCGCCCTGGCCGCCGTCGAGGCGGTCTACGAGGTGGTCGAAAAGGGCCTGCTGATGCCGGGCACCAACGGCCTGACCCACACGGAGTCCCAGACCGCGTGGAACCAGTACAAGGCGGCCTTCATCCCCTCCGGATCCTGGCTGGAGAACGAGCAGCTGAAGCAGACCCCGGAGGACTTCGACATGAAGTTCCTGCCGATGCCGCTGCTCGCGGACAGCAAGCTGCCCTTCGAGGCCATCCGGGCCGGCGTCGACGAGCCCTTCATCGTCCCGGAGAAGGCCGCCAACAAGGCGGGGGCCATGGAGTTCCTCCGCTCGATGATGTCCCGCGAGTGGTCGACGATCTTCGCCCAGCAGGCCAACTCGCTCACCGTGGTCAAGGACGGAGTGGACCCGAGCGTCAAGCTGCGGCCCGGTACCCAGTCGGCCGTCGAGGCGCTCAAGGCCGCGGGCAGCAACACCTTCAGCTACCGCTACCCCGACTGGTACAGCGAGATGGACAACGAGATCCAGAACGCGTCCAATGAGCTGATGGCCCAGCGGATCCAGCCAAAGGAGTGGATCAAGCGGGCCCAGGCTGCGGTAGACAAGGCGGCCAAGGACCCGAACGCCAAGAACAACAAGCGCAGCTGA
- the acnA gene encoding aconitate hydratase AcnA: MSANSFDARSTLQVGDESYEIFRLDKVEGSARLPYSLKVLLENLLRTEDGANITADHIRSLGNWDSQAQPSEEIQFTPARVIMQDFTGVPCVVDLATMREAVKALGGDPAKINPLSPAEMVIDHSVIADKFGTKDAFAQNVELEYGRNKERYQFLRWGQTAFDDFKVVPPGTGIVHQVNIEHLARTVMVRNGQAYPDTLVGTDSHTTMVNGLGVLGWGVGGIEAEAAMLGQPVSMLIPRVVGFKLTGELPTGTTATDLVLTITEMLRKHGVVGKFVEFYGEGVAATSLANRATIGNMSPEFGSTAAIFPIDDETLKYLRLTGRDAQQVALVEAYAKEQGLWLDPAAEPDFSEKLELDLSTVVPSIAGPKRPQDRIVLANASQQFALDVRNYVEDDDEAGKESFPASDSPATVDGVPTRPTLVTLADGTSFEIDHGAVTVAAITSCTNTSNPYVMVAAALVAKKAVEKGLSRKPWVKTTLAPGSKVVTDYFDKAGLTPYLDKMGFNLVGYGCTTCIGNSGPLDEEISKAINEHDLAVTSVLSGNRNFEGRINPDVKMNYLASPPLVVAYAIAGSMKVDVTKDAIGIDTEGKPVFLKDIWPSEAEVNDVVANAIGEDMFSKSYQDVFAGDAQWQALSIPTGNTFEWDPQSTYVRKPPYFEGMTMETTPVSDIAGARVLAKLGDSVTTDHISPAGAIKADTPAGKYLTEHGVERRDFNSYGSRRGNHEVMIRGTFANIRLRNQIAPGTEGGFTRDFTVEGAPVAFIYDASQNYQAAGIPLVILAGKEYGSGSSRDWAAKGTALLGVKAVIAESYERIHRSNLIGMGVLPLQFPEGATAASLGLTGEESFSFTGVEELNNGTTPRTVKVTTDTGVEFDAVVRIDTPGEADYYRNGGIMQYVLRNLIRG; the protein is encoded by the coding sequence GTGTCGGCGAACAGCTTCGACGCCCGCAGCACGCTGCAGGTGGGCGACGAGTCGTACGAGATCTTCCGGCTGGACAAGGTTGAGGGCTCGGCCCGCCTGCCCTACAGCCTGAAGGTGCTGCTGGAGAACCTGCTCCGTACCGAGGACGGCGCGAACATCACCGCCGACCACATCCGGTCGCTCGGCAACTGGGACTCGCAGGCCCAGCCCAGCGAGGAAATCCAGTTCACGCCGGCTCGCGTGATCATGCAGGACTTCACCGGCGTCCCCTGCGTCGTGGACCTCGCCACCATGCGCGAGGCCGTGAAGGCCCTCGGCGGCGACCCGGCGAAGATCAACCCGCTCTCGCCCGCCGAGATGGTCATCGACCACTCGGTCATCGCCGACAAGTTCGGCACGAAGGACGCCTTCGCGCAGAACGTCGAGCTGGAGTACGGCCGCAACAAGGAGCGCTACCAGTTCCTGCGCTGGGGCCAGACCGCCTTCGACGACTTCAAGGTCGTCCCCCCGGGCACCGGCATCGTCCACCAGGTCAACATCGAGCACCTGGCCCGCACGGTCATGGTCCGTAACGGCCAGGCGTACCCCGACACCCTCGTCGGCACCGACTCGCACACCACCATGGTCAACGGCCTGGGCGTGCTGGGCTGGGGCGTCGGCGGCATCGAGGCCGAGGCCGCGATGCTCGGCCAGCCGGTCTCCATGCTGATCCCGCGCGTCGTGGGCTTCAAGCTGACCGGCGAGCTGCCCACCGGCACCACCGCCACCGACCTGGTGCTGACCATCACCGAGATGCTGCGCAAGCACGGCGTCGTCGGCAAGTTCGTCGAGTTCTACGGTGAGGGCGTCGCCGCCACCTCCCTCGCGAACCGCGCCACCATCGGCAACATGTCGCCGGAGTTCGGCTCGACGGCCGCTATCTTCCCGATCGACGACGAGACGCTGAAGTACCTGCGTCTGACCGGCCGCGACGCCCAGCAGGTCGCGCTCGTCGAGGCGTACGCCAAGGAGCAGGGCCTGTGGCTGGACCCGGCCGCCGAGCCTGACTTCTCCGAGAAGCTGGAGCTCGACCTCTCCACGGTCGTTCCCTCCATCGCCGGCCCGAAGCGCCCGCAGGACCGCATCGTCCTGGCCAACGCCTCGCAGCAGTTCGCCCTGGACGTGCGCAACTACGTCGAGGACGACGACGAGGCGGGCAAGGAGTCCTTCCCGGCCTCCGACTCCCCGGCCACCGTCGACGGCGTGCCGACCCGCCCGACCCTGGTCACCCTGGCCGACGGCACCTCCTTCGAGATCGACCACGGCGCCGTCACCGTCGCCGCGATCACCTCCTGCACCAACACCTCGAACCCCTACGTCATGGTCGCCGCGGCGCTCGTGGCCAAGAAGGCGGTCGAGAAGGGCCTGTCCCGCAAGCCGTGGGTCAAGACCACCCTGGCCCCGGGCTCGAAGGTCGTCACCGACTACTTCGACAAGGCCGGCCTGACCCCGTACCTCGACAAGATGGGCTTCAACCTCGTCGGGTACGGCTGCACCACCTGCATCGGCAACTCCGGTCCGCTGGACGAGGAGATCTCGAAGGCGATCAACGAGCACGACCTCGCGGTCACCTCGGTGCTCTCCGGCAACCGCAACTTCGAGGGCCGGATCAACCCCGACGTCAAGATGAACTACCTGGCCTCCCCGCCGCTGGTCGTCGCGTACGCCATCGCGGGCTCCATGAAGGTGGACGTCACCAAGGACGCCATCGGCATCGACACCGAGGGCAAGCCGGTCTTCCTCAAGGACATCTGGCCCTCCGAGGCCGAGGTCAACGACGTCGTGGCGAACGCCATCGGCGAGGACATGTTCAGCAAGTCCTACCAGGACGTCTTCGCGGGCGACGCCCAGTGGCAGGCGCTGTCGATCCCGACCGGCAACACCTTCGAGTGGGACCCGCAGTCCACCTACGTCCGCAAGCCCCCTTACTTCGAGGGCATGACGATGGAGACCACCCCGGTCTCCGACATCGCCGGCGCCCGCGTGCTGGCGAAGCTGGGCGACTCGGTCACCACCGACCACATCTCCCCGGCCGGTGCGATCAAGGCCGACACCCCGGCCGGCAAGTACCTCACGGAGCACGGCGTCGAGCGCCGCGACTTCAACTCGTACGGTTCCCGCCGCGGCAACCACGAGGTCATGATCCGCGGTACGTTCGCCAACATCCGCCTGCGCAACCAGATCGCGCCGGGCACCGAGGGCGGCTTCACCCGCGACTTCACCGTCGAGGGCGCGCCGGTCGCGTTCATCTACGACGCCTCGCAGAACTACCAGGCTGCCGGCATCCCGCTGGTCATCCTGGCGGGCAAGGAGTACGGCTCCGGCTCCTCCCGCGACTGGGCGGCCAAGGGCACCGCGCTGCTCGGTGTGAAGGCCGTCATCGCCGAGTCCTACGAGCGCATCCACCGCTCCAACCTGATCGGCATGGGCGTCCTGCCCCTGCAGTTCCCCGAGGGCGCCACGGCGGCCTCCCTGGGCCTCACCGGCGAGGAGTCCTTCTCCTTCACCGGTGTGGAGGAGCTGAACAACGGCACCACCCCGCGCACCGTCAAGGTCACCACCGACACGGGCGTGGAGTTCGACGCGGTCGTCCGCATCGACACGCCGGGTGAGGCGGACTACTACCGCAACGGCGGCATCATGCAGTACGTGCTCCGCAACCTCATCCGCGGCTAA
- a CDS encoding helix-turn-helix domain-containing protein, whose product MADDYLVRIGKLIRDARQHRGWTQSQLADALGTSQSAVNRIERGNQNISLEMIARIGEALDSEIVSLGYAGPMHLRVVGGRRLSGAIDVKTSKNACVALLCASLLNKGRTVLRRVARIEEVYRLLEVLNSIGVRTRWINDGVDLELIPPARLDMEAMDADAARRTRSIIMFLGPLLHRMDQFRLPYAGGCDLGTRTIEPHMIALRRFGLDITATEGIYHARVATGVSPDRPIVLTERGDTVTENALLAAARHDGVTVIRNASSNYMVQDLCFFLEALGVKVEGIGTTTLTVHGIPHIDVDVDYSPSEDPVEAMSLLAAAVVTESELTIRRVPIEFMEIELAVLEEMGLDHDRSAEYTADNGRTRLVDLTVRPSKLEAPIDKIHPMPFPGLNIDNVPFFAAIAAVAQGQTLIHDWVYDNRAIYLTDLNRLGGRLQLLDPHRVLVEGPTRWRAAEMMCPPALRPAVVVLLAMMAAEGTSVLRNVYVINRGYEELAERLNSVGAQIEIFRDI is encoded by the coding sequence ATGGCAGACGACTACCTCGTACGCATCGGCAAGCTCATCCGTGACGCCCGGCAGCACCGGGGCTGGACACAGAGTCAGCTCGCCGACGCACTCGGCACCAGCCAGAGCGCCGTGAACCGGATCGAGCGCGGCAACCAGAACATCAGCCTTGAGATGATCGCCCGCATCGGCGAGGCGCTCGACAGTGAAATCGTCTCTCTCGGCTACGCCGGTCCGATGCACCTGCGCGTCGTCGGCGGCCGTCGGCTGTCCGGTGCCATCGACGTCAAGACGAGCAAGAACGCCTGTGTCGCCCTGCTGTGCGCCTCGTTGCTCAACAAGGGCCGTACGGTGCTGAGGCGGGTCGCCCGCATCGAGGAGGTCTACCGCCTGCTCGAGGTACTGAACTCCATCGGTGTCCGCACCCGCTGGATCAACGACGGCGTGGACCTGGAGCTGATCCCGCCGGCCCGCCTCGACATGGAGGCCATGGACGCGGATGCGGCCCGCCGGACCCGGAGCATCATCATGTTCCTGGGCCCCCTGCTGCACCGCATGGACCAGTTCCGCCTCCCGTACGCCGGCGGCTGCGACCTCGGCACCCGCACCATCGAGCCGCACATGATCGCCCTGCGCCGCTTCGGCCTGGACATCACCGCGACCGAGGGCATCTACCACGCGCGGGTCGCGACCGGGGTCTCCCCCGACCGCCCGATCGTGCTGACCGAACGCGGGGACACGGTCACCGAGAACGCCCTCCTGGCCGCCGCCCGGCACGACGGCGTCACGGTCATCCGCAACGCCTCCTCCAACTACATGGTCCAGGACCTGTGCTTCTTCCTGGAGGCGCTGGGCGTCAAGGTCGAGGGCATCGGCACCACGACCCTCACCGTCCACGGCATCCCGCACATCGACGTGGACGTGGACTACTCCCCCTCCGAGGACCCGGTCGAGGCGATGAGCCTGCTCGCCGCCGCGGTGGTCACGGAGTCGGAGCTGACCATCCGCCGGGTCCCGATCGAGTTCATGGAGATCGAGCTCGCGGTCTTGGAGGAGATGGGCCTGGACCACGACCGCTCGGCGGAGTACACCGCCGACAACGGCCGCACCCGGCTGGTCGACCTCACGGTCCGCCCCTCCAAGCTCGAAGCCCCGATCGACAAGATCCACCCGATGCCGTTCCCCGGGCTGAACATCGACAACGTCCCGTTCTTCGCGGCCATCGCCGCCGTCGCCCAGGGCCAGACCCTGATCCACGACTGGGTCTACGACAACCGCGCCATCTACCTGACCGACCTCAACCGCCTCGGCGGCCGCCTCCAGCTCCTGGACCCGCACCGCGTCCTGGTCGAGGGCCCCACCCGCTGGCGCGCGGCGGAGATGATGTGCCCGCCGGCGCTGCGCCCGGCGGTGGTGGTCCTCCTCGCGATGATGGCGGCGGAGGGCACCTCGGTGCTCCGCAACGTCTACGTCATCAACCGCGGCTACGAGGAACTGGCCGAGCGCCTCAACTCGGTGGGCGCCCAGATCGAGATCTTCAGGGACATCTAG
- a CDS encoding cytochrome P450 has translation MAVGAKTGVGTEVPALAGVPLLGSLFELKSDSLGTYLRARQQHGDVVRITAGPPGLRVELYCVFSAEGAQQVLASESANFRKDNPFYQEIRDSFGNGLLTSQDEDYLRQRRLVQPLFTRRRVDGYAGAVAAETEAVVASWEQAPDGVVDVADQMMHLALRAVARILFGTDVEATVDVVDRCFPVITEYVLRRGYSPANFPRSWPTPANKRAAAALDELYAVCDKIIGERRSAPADSPGEDLLTLLAAAKSSDDGEFDASELRDQVLIFLLAGHETTATSLAFALHLLARHPEEQKRAREEIRRVLGDRTPEAADLDRLPYLTQVLKETMRLYPAAPVIGRNAVAATEVDGHTIPAGANVILAPWVTHRHPLHWPDPDRFDPERFTPEAEAGRPRYAWFPFGGGPRACIGQHFSMLESVIALAVTLRAYEFEAVDTEIPVSAGITLQTDGPARCRVRRLDR, from the coding sequence ATGGCGGTCGGGGCGAAGACGGGTGTCGGTACCGAGGTCCCCGCTCTCGCGGGGGTGCCGTTGCTGGGGTCGCTCTTCGAGCTCAAGTCGGACTCCCTCGGCACCTATCTGCGGGCCAGACAGCAGCACGGGGACGTCGTACGGATCACCGCCGGACCGCCCGGGCTGCGCGTCGAGCTGTACTGCGTGTTCTCCGCGGAGGGCGCGCAGCAGGTGCTCGCCTCGGAGTCGGCCAACTTCCGCAAGGACAACCCCTTCTACCAGGAGATCCGGGACTCCTTCGGCAACGGTCTGCTGACCAGCCAGGACGAGGACTACCTGCGCCAGCGCCGGCTGGTCCAGCCGCTGTTCACCCGGCGCCGGGTGGACGGGTACGCGGGGGCCGTCGCCGCCGAGACCGAAGCGGTCGTCGCCTCCTGGGAGCAGGCCCCGGACGGCGTCGTCGACGTCGCCGACCAGATGATGCACCTGGCGCTGCGCGCGGTCGCCCGGATCCTGTTCGGCACCGACGTGGAGGCCACCGTCGACGTCGTGGACCGGTGTTTTCCGGTCATCACGGAATACGTGCTGCGCCGCGGCTACTCCCCCGCCAACTTCCCGCGCAGCTGGCCGACCCCGGCCAACAAGCGGGCGGCCGCCGCGTTGGACGAGCTCTACGCGGTCTGCGACAAGATCATCGGCGAGCGGCGCTCCGCCCCCGCGGACAGCCCCGGCGAGGACCTGCTGACGCTGCTCGCCGCCGCCAAGAGCTCGGACGACGGGGAGTTCGACGCCTCCGAACTGCGCGACCAGGTGCTGATCTTCCTGCTCGCCGGGCACGAGACGACCGCCACCTCCCTCGCCTTCGCCCTGCACCTGCTGGCCCGTCACCCCGAGGAGCAGAAGCGGGCGCGCGAGGAGATCAGGCGGGTCCTGGGCGACCGTACGCCCGAGGCCGCCGACCTGGACCGGCTCCCGTACCTCACCCAGGTCCTGAAGGAGACGATGCGGCTCTACCCGGCCGCCCCGGTCATCGGCCGCAACGCCGTCGCCGCCACCGAGGTCGACGGGCACACCATCCCCGCGGGCGCGAACGTGATCCTGGCGCCGTGGGTGACGCACCGCCATCCGCTCCACTGGCCGGACCCGGACCGCTTCGACCCGGAGCGGTTCACCCCGGAGGCGGAGGCCGGCCGGCCGCGCTACGCGTGGTTCCCCTTCGGAGGCGGCCCGCGCGCGTGCATCGGGCAGCACTTCTCGATGCTGGAATCGGTGATCGCACTGGCGGTGACCCTGCGGGCGTACGAGTTCGAGGCCGTGGACACCGAGATCCCGGTCAGCGCCGGCATCACCCTGCAGACGGACGGTCCGGCGCGCTGCCGGGTACGTCGCCTGGACCGTTAG
- a CDS encoding MFS transporter: MDPNASPTSTGTDGKVRGSGNGLALFVIASCQLMVVLDITIVNIALPHIQTALGFSTESLSWVVNAYTLTFGGLLLLGGRTGDILGRKRVFIFGILLFGLASLLGGFAQNSGQLMAARALQGVGGAIASPTSLALITTIFREGPARNRAFGVFAAVSAGGGAIGLLAGGILVEWLNWRWVLFVNVPIALLIAGMAVKVIHESERHPGHFDFAGALLSTLGMVSLVYGFIRAAQDGWRDPVTLGSFGAAVVLLSLFIVNERRSPQPITPLHMFADRNRAGTYGIMLMLACAIFGMFFFLTLFVQNVLGFSPLQAGFAFLPVSVMIAVAAGITSQLLPKFGPKPFMVTGALCCAAGLAWLTQTDIDSTYMGSIFGPMLVFATGMGLQFVSLTLMALSNVPDRESGAASGLLNATQQVGGSLGLSILVTVFGTASRNEARETAPGFLRTATPDQLAFFRRTGQFPKPWSDQVLTSGISAAFVVAALFTLVGAVIAMFVIQVRPSDLARLQGNHTPTKV; the protein is encoded by the coding sequence GTGGACCCGAACGCATCGCCGACCAGCACCGGGACCGACGGCAAGGTCCGAGGGAGCGGGAACGGGCTCGCCCTGTTCGTCATCGCCTCCTGCCAGCTCATGGTGGTTCTCGACATCACCATCGTGAACATCGCGCTGCCGCACATCCAGACCGCCCTCGGCTTCTCCACCGAGAGCCTCTCCTGGGTGGTCAACGCCTACACCCTCACGTTCGGCGGACTGCTGCTGCTCGGCGGGCGCACCGGCGACATCCTCGGCCGCAAGCGGGTCTTCATCTTCGGCATCCTGCTCTTCGGACTGGCCTCGCTGCTGGGCGGATTTGCCCAGAACTCCGGCCAGCTGATGGCCGCCCGGGCCCTCCAGGGCGTCGGCGGCGCCATCGCCTCGCCGACCTCCCTCGCGCTGATCACCACCATCTTCCGCGAAGGGCCCGCCCGTAACCGGGCGTTCGGCGTGTTCGCCGCGGTCTCGGCCGGCGGCGGCGCGATCGGGCTGCTCGCCGGCGGCATCCTCGTCGAATGGCTCAACTGGCGCTGGGTGCTCTTTGTCAACGTCCCCATCGCCTTGCTCATAGCCGGCATGGCCGTGAAGGTCATCCACGAGTCCGAACGCCACCCCGGACACTTCGACTTCGCGGGCGCGCTGCTGTCCACCCTGGGCATGGTCTCGCTCGTCTACGGATTCATCCGCGCCGCCCAGGACGGCTGGCGCGACCCGGTGACGCTCGGCTCCTTCGGCGCCGCGGTGGTCCTGCTGAGCCTCTTCATCGTCAACGAGCGGCGCTCGCCCCAGCCGATCACCCCGCTGCACATGTTCGCCGACCGCAACCGGGCCGGAACCTACGGGATCATGCTCATGCTCGCCTGCGCGATCTTCGGCATGTTCTTCTTCCTGACGCTCTTCGTGCAGAACGTGCTCGGCTTCAGCCCCCTCCAGGCGGGCTTCGCCTTCCTGCCCGTCAGCGTCATGATCGCGGTGGCGGCCGGGATCACCTCGCAGCTGCTGCCCAAGTTCGGGCCCAAGCCCTTCATGGTCACCGGCGCGCTCTGCTGTGCGGCCGGACTGGCCTGGCTGACGCAGACCGACATCGACTCGACGTACATGGGCAGCATCTTCGGCCCCATGCTGGTGTTCGCCACCGGCATGGGCCTGCAGTTCGTCTCGCTTACCCTGATGGCGCTGTCCAACGTCCCCGACCGGGAGTCGGGCGCGGCATCCGGACTGCTGAACGCGACGCAGCAGGTCGGTGGTTCGCTCGGCCTGTCGATCCTGGTGACCGTCTTCGGCACGGCCAGCCGCAACGAGGCCAGGGAAACGGCGCCGGGCTTCCTGCGCACGGCCACCCCCGACCAGCTGGCCTTCTTCCGGCGCACGGGACAGTTCCCTAAGCCGTGGAGCGACCAGGTGCTCACCTCGGGCATCAGCGCGGCCTTCGTCGTGGCGGCCCTGTTCACCCTGGTCGGGGCGGTGATCGCGATGTTCGTCATCCAGGTCCGGCCCTCGGACCTGGCACGTCTCCAGGGCAACCACACACCGACGAAGGTCTAG